One genomic window of Halolamina sediminis includes the following:
- the samp2 gene encoding ubiquitin-like small modifier protein SAMP2 codes for MQLTVEIVGEDERTVTVPDDADYAAVVREIGYSSHEVTVLVDDSPVPEDAPVEADHVRVLRLIAGG; via the coding sequence ATGCAGCTAACGGTCGAGATCGTCGGCGAGGACGAACGCACCGTCACCGTCCCCGACGACGCCGACTACGCCGCAGTCGTCCGCGAGATCGGCTACAGCTCCCACGAGGTGACCGTCCTCGTCGACGACTCGCCCGTCCCGGAGGACGCTCCCGTCGAGGCCGACCACGTTCGCGTGCTCCGGCTGATCGCCGGCGGCTGA